The following proteins come from a genomic window of Vicinamibacteria bacterium:
- a CDS encoding DUF502 domain-containing protein — translation MRKLKIKRHIAAGLLVWVPLVVTFFSLRFVINVMDKTLLLIPAPFRPDNLLGFHIPGLGVILTFTLLLVTGSLAANILGRRFLDAWERFLARIPLVSWVYSGVKKVAETLLSPNGQSFRKVLLLEYPRKGLWSLAFQTASALDEVQARTEKEVICVFVPTTPNPTSGFILMVPRDEAIELDMSVDEALRMIISLGVVVPEWRRRHLVPVPQTAEEVTVP, via the coding sequence ATGCGGAAGCTCAAGATCAAACGCCATATAGCAGCTGGCCTTCTCGTCTGGGTGCCGCTCGTCGTCACGTTCTTCTCGCTTCGATTCGTGATCAACGTGATGGACAAGACGCTGCTGCTCATTCCTGCGCCATTCAGACCCGATAACCTCCTCGGCTTCCACATACCGGGGCTGGGGGTCATCCTCACGTTCACTCTTCTGCTGGTGACCGGCTCGCTCGCCGCGAACATCCTGGGGAGACGCTTCCTCGACGCCTGGGAACGCTTTCTCGCCCGGATACCGCTCGTCAGCTGGGTCTATTCCGGAGTGAAGAAGGTCGCGGAGACCTTGCTGTCCCCGAACGGCCAGTCCTTCCGCAAAGTCCTTCTCCTCGAATACCCCCGCAAGGGGCTCTGGAGCCTCGCGTTCCAGACGGCGAGCGCTCTCGACGAGGTCCAGGCGCGCACCGAGAAAGAGGTCATCTGTGTCTTCGTGCCGACGACACCGAACCCCACCTCGGGGTTCATTCTCATGGTCCCGCGGGACGAGGCCATCGAGCTCGACATGAGCGTTGACGAAGCCCTCCGGATGATCATCTCGCTCGGAGTCGTCGTTCCCGAATGGCGCCGGCGGCACCTCGTTCCCGTGCCGCAGACGGCGGAAGAAGTGACGGTGCCCTAG
- a CDS encoding GNAT family N-acetyltransferase, with product MTRHRASYDDAGLLSEVLDLLSTVFPFFREQEQAARRLGLRWESCSTPFVYRRQGCVVAHVGLLEMPLQMNGRRTTAGSVHGVATHPELRRRGYFRSLMEELLGWCDERYETLQLCTANPEYFESFGFRIVEEHHFVSTAEASVSSRPTVTLNDPALLGKLLERREPVSNRLGVFDRNVFLFNEARHRLVYCEELQTVLSCDLDAGRLVVWDVVTPELPSFSDLLGMVANPFDTVEVHFAPDRLGAELEPVPESREEDVLMVRGPYLPDGLPFKLPATARC from the coding sequence ATGACGCGCCACCGGGCGTCCTACGATGACGCCGGGCTTCTCTCCGAGGTGCTCGACCTCCTATCCACGGTATTTCCTTTTTTCCGTGAGCAGGAGCAGGCTGCGCGACGCCTTGGCCTGCGGTGGGAGAGCTGCAGCACGCCGTTCGTCTACCGTCGCCAGGGTTGCGTCGTGGCGCACGTCGGCCTGCTCGAGATGCCTCTTCAGATGAACGGCAGAAGGACCACGGCGGGAAGCGTGCACGGGGTAGCCACCCATCCCGAGCTCCGGCGACGGGGATACTTTCGTTCCCTCATGGAGGAGCTTCTCGGCTGGTGCGACGAGAGGTACGAAACCCTCCAACTCTGCACCGCCAATCCGGAGTATTTCGAGAGCTTCGGCTTTCGGATCGTCGAGGAGCACCATTTCGTCAGCACCGCAGAGGCGTCCGTGAGCTCGCGACCCACGGTCACCCTGAATGATCCAGCGTTGCTTGGGAAACTTCTGGAACGCCGGGAGCCCGTATCGAACCGGTTGGGGGTTTTCGACCGCAACGTTTTTCTCTTCAACGAGGCGCGACACCGTCTCGTCTATTGCGAGGAGCTGCAAACGGTGCTGTCGTGCGACCTCGACGCCGGCCGGCTCGTCGTATGGGACGTGGTCACCCCCGAGCTCCCATCCTTCTCCGATCTTCTGGGAATGGTCGCAAACCCGTTCGACACCGTCGAGGTTCACTTCGCGCCCGATCGGCTCGGGGCCGAGCTCGAGCCGGTCCCCGAATCGCGCGAGGAGGACGTTCTCATGGTCCGCGGCCCGTATCTTCCGGACGGTCTTCCTTTCAAGCTACCCGCGACCGCCCGGTGTTAG